The genomic segment CCTTTGTGTCATAATTGACGAATCTAATAATATGGTTATATTCTTCTATCCTTGCCTCACCGTAGTATGAATTGCTTTTCAAATTGCCAATGCTTCAACTATCACggtttttccaacaaaatgaaTTGGACTACCATAGGCATGAAGCACATTTGCTATCCATCAAGGCTACCATTGCAATACTCGTTTTTTGAGTATTTTGTACCATACCTGCATCAACATAAAGCAATATAAGAATCTTTGTTTTTAGAAGAAGACGTAATAGTGGATTCGTTTTTGTTTTtcgttgaatttttttttacggCTCAATAGATAATTTGATAAGCCAATAATTTTTTCTGTGTTTCAGAATATGGTTAACCAACATGAACATGTTAACTAATCGATTACaacaaattattattattattattatgattattattattattattattattattattattattattattattattattattattattattaagcgGGGAAAAAAAGATCCAATTTATTGTAATTGATTCCCATCAAGTGCAAGTAAATCTTATACTACTCCAGTACATCTTAGTGATAGTATTTCTTTTCGGTCATGTTTCCGTGGACACCAAGTTGGCTAGgaaaaatttgttcatcctatATTTGCACCTTCTTTCCCCATTAACTATGGCGGTTAATTAACCGCTTTTGCAATGTTTGTTATTTTCAACAACCGCTCTGCAATGTTTGAGAAGTGAAGTGTTAGGTTTCAAATATCCAATAGAAATTTCGTTGGTCAACTTGGATTTTGTAGCCCTGCATGCATGTTTCACTTGTGCGTTTGACACTCATGTCTCTGCAAATTCATGTTGCTTTGATGTTGTCCCTGCTTTTACCATCACCATTTCTTGCATATCCCCAAACACTTTCAGGTATCTTTATTTTACGTAAGAGAGGCTTGTTAGAATAACAATGTGGAATAAAGGAAAGCCAGTATTTATATACAGTAacattttgaagaatttttgcaCTATCAGTGTATTAACGGTTATAACAAGTTGTTTACTGCATTTATGTTACCAAACTAGAATTACCAAAGGAAGATGTTGAACAAAAGAAAGTGATTTTTTCAACTACgatattttattgtttttctcttgGTTCTCGCATATCATACTATGAATTGGATTTGACTtatgtaaatgatttttatgctatttagtactccctctatttcaaattatgtgaacctattactATTTGGGAGTCTACGAGGTGGTTCTTTTGATCAtgcttttcttatattttttctaaattgtttgaattataaattatcatgacttatagtactttttatgtagtttctaaatatataaattctatttttacaaacttgaaaaatctatgtcaaaatttacGGTATAAAGTTTAACTCTCGTACTCTGAAAagtttcacataaattgaaacggagggagtagtatattTTAACTGGTTATAACATGTTATTTACTATATTGTTGGGTCACCAAATTAGAGGTGTGACCAGTGGCGAATTTAGGGGGTATTTTTGGagcacgtgaacacatggtctcgccgtaaaactaggtattttatgtatatattttctaaaattagtataatactaCCTACGGGAACACATACTACAAAAGACtaaatggtgcacttggttgaaaATTGAGTGGTGAACCCATGCTCCagaaatcctagattcgcctATGGGTGTGACAAACAGTTACATGTTGTTATGCATCATTTTAACATACATGTTATTGATCATTTTAACCTGATGGtgcaaaaaacaagaaaaaaaactgTAAAGCTGTCAGACTGGAATGAATTTGGCTCTCTGTTGTCAATCTCTTGTATCTTTGCCTTAACATGCTTTGCTTTTCATACTGCTATAAGTAGCTTGAATGGTGGTTCTTTACTTCTTTAGGCTTCAGTTTTGCGTCCtttgaagaaaacatgaaattaaagatgTTGTCTTTAGGGCGGAACTTACAAGGGGCAATGGTGGGGATTTTAGTTAACCTCATTGCATAACACTTTGGAAGATTATCAAGTAGACATCTTTCAGAAGTAAATCTGCTTATTGAAGAAGTTGAACCCTTTATATGTATCGTGAACTTTAGCCTGTAACCTTGACGAACAGTATAGAGCCAATGCCTCTTGGTTCTTTTTGCAAAAGAATTTGAAATAGGAGTACTAATTTTTAGATAAATACTGGCCTAACTTCATGCTCCAGTGGTATACCATTGATGTGTTTTTCTCCCTatagttttatgtaatttgttcatgaatacAACTTCACCTACCAACTTATGTAAATAAAATTGGTTCTTTCACACACCTTCTTACAGGATTTATTGAATCTGCTTATCTTGTTTCTAGACAGTTAAGCTTTGATTGGGATTTTTACATTGTTTTCCTCCGTCTTTGTCATTTGATCTTGCTGTTGAATTTTGGCCTTATTTTCCACTATGTAATCTTAACTTAGTTTGCAAAAAATTCTTGACCGAATGGTTCAACCTAATAAAATATCGtgaatttttacattttttttttcttcaggtCAAGAATCTTTCAAGAAAGCTGCATATAGGCTCAGCAAGCCACTGATCAGTGATGAtgggaaggtttatgtgtgttcaGAAAAGAACTTTTTTGCCTTTGAAAGTAATGGTTCTGTCGTATGGACGTTATCTCTAAATTACAAATGTAGCCCAAGTATAGCTCCAGTTTTAGGGGAATCAAGAAAGGCAAGGCTTCAGACTTAATCGCTTCAATTAATTGTTGAAGCATACCTCAAATGCTAGATgggatttatttttaaaactgaCTTATATGTTCGTTACTCTTCTAATGCTTCTCTTCAATATGTGGATGTTTTTTCCTTGTCCAAATTGGTCATTATGTGCCGAACTTTCTCGTTCATGTAGCGATAGAGTAGAGTCCTAAATCCTGcaaattttgaaccaaaaaatttgggcagcctTACCAAGTTTGATATGACATCTTGTTTCTTCAATTAATTGgtattatttcttttagtaTTTCTGTATGGTTATTAATAATGCAAGCTATTTTTTGGTAGATATATGTGGTTGCAGAAGACAGAGTGCTGAAGATCAACCCTTTGAATGTAGGCAGTTTTGAAAAAGCTGTAGAATTGTTCTTTGGTACGGAATCTGAAAGACCAGGTGAAATTATTGGCCTTGCAGTAAGTATATCCAGTTCCTATGTATTTATCAATGTCAAATACCGGGGTCTCTTTGCTTACCGGTTGCAAGGCAAGCTGCACTGGAGTGCTGGCCCGGCGATTTATCAGCATGGATATCGTCAAGGCTGTAGGAAAAACACCACGGGCTGTTATTTTTCCTCGGTGCCAGTGTTCGATCATTGTGAAGCTAGCTTATACGTAAGCTTTTTTGTGTTCCATGCTCTTTAAACTTGTCCTTTGCACAAGGCTAGGCTTTTCCCATTTTCGGCTCGTCAGTCAAAATTAATTATGggcgctagccaaaatatacaaaacctatacactgAGTCATAATGATCAAATTATATCTGGTCTCAATTTCCAACCTTTACAGTCATTCTCGATACAGTTTTTAAATATTGgattttttgttatttaaatCGTCTgtcttatgtatattatttatatatttatgtatattatacatatattatatgtatgtttataaatatacatacatttacCGGCTATTATGTTTTAGAGATGTCCAAAAATCTAATTATCCCTACTTGATATATCCTGATTCAACCGTTTTTGTTTTTCCGACTGCAGATATCTACTAATCAAGGAGAAATCTATGCTCTGTCAACTCGTAGTCCACATTTCAAATGGATACAAGATTGCAGTTCATTCGGAAATACACTTACCATGACAGCTGGGAATAATGGCATGTTGTATGTTACTGTAGCAGCTAAAGCTCTGGTGCTAGCGGTTGATGTTTCCAGGGGAAATATTTTGTGGCAGAAAAGCTTTGGATCGTTAAGTACCGCAGATTATGCCCCAGCTGTTGATTCTAATGGTAATACAGTCAGATCTCTCTATAATAACGTCGTTGGTTTCGATATTTTTTGATTGCTATAGCGAAATGATATTAtaaagaacatataatataatataatatgaaagATGGGTTCCACAAAAAACATGGTGTTACAGTCAAATGTGGTTATAGAGTATGGTTGTTGTAGTGAAATgtttgttatagagaggtctgactgtattaGTCCTTATCATATATCACAGCTTTTAACTAAGTGTATCTGGCATGAACTTCTAATTGTATCAGGCCTTCAAAAGTattgatttttatttcaaattcaaTTTCAGGTTGGATATCTATTGGTTCATTGGATGGATACCTCTATTCGTTTTCACCAAAAGGAGTTGTCAAAAAGTTCCCGAAAGTGCTCAACATGGATTCTGTAATTCAAGTTAGTCCTGTTCTTGATTGCTCAGGGTATGCAATCTATGTTTCTCAGACAGAGATTGAAGGAAAGATTACTCGGATAATTGGAGATTACTCTTACATCTCCGCGATGAAACCAAAGGGCGTTATCTTCACACTGATAAATCCAGCTACTGGAACTATATTTTGGTCTGAACAATATCCTGGTAACTAACCCGCCCGAAATCTCTTTGGctttattaacaacatcaatcgaTAAATCCAGCATTCTTGCAGCATCCTTATGTCAATTATTTAACATTGCATCAGGCCAAGTCTCCTCGGAATTTTTGAGAAGTGACCTGCAATATTTTCTTCTGGATGAAAGTGTCCTCCTTGCTTTTTTCGCAGCTTCAAGTGAGTTTCTTCACAATTACAGGATGTTCTATGTTTACATTGTACACATGATGTCTCAACAGGATTCAAAAATTTCATATTATTATTGAGTAAAacaaatttccttttcttttcattctaaGAGAGCGATGTAGTCATCAAGGATTCGAGCAGTGCTTCAATGTTAGTTTAAGGAAGCACAATGAACCTTTTGTTTAAGGAAGCAATATGaactttctttcttgatttaacATGCATTTCTATGCAGTTTATAAAATTCTCAGTTCTGGAGTTATGTGTGGAAATCCAAAGAGATATTCCCTCAGCAATTTGTTGGTGCTTAATGAGTATCTAATATAGATGGATCACTCGTGCAGGTATCGGGAACCCACTGCCTTGCCGAGGCTCACGTAAATATCCTATACctttaattattttctcttgTATTGCAGCCAGGCAACATCATCTATTACTATAAGTTCCTATAGCGATCTCAtgttaatatacaataataactaGGTTCACGGTGaatctattatatattattagtgGATTTCTTAATACAAATGTAGAGTTTAAACAAAAGTTAAAGGGTTCACGTGAATCTAAAAGTTTTCTAGTTTCGCCCCCGAGCATCCTCTTGTGTCAATTGTTTCATCATTCTTTTGAATCAGGTCAGAAGTATGCATTAAGCTGCTCACAGATTACACCTAAGAATTTCAGCATCTACACAGGTAACATCCTACATATGTGTAGTGATATTGATAATAAACCAACTTAACATTCCAGAataattctcttcttttttcttcaggTAATAAGAAGACAATTTTGCTGTTTCTGATCTTTGAATCTACCGTATTGCTAGTACTAGTAGTACTGGTTAGATTTTGCTGCAtgttttggaagaaaaagaagctTCAAAATCAAGATCTTGGGAAATTTTTAGAGAAAAGAGTAAGCTGAGATACATTCCCACTCTCTTTTCACCTATTTGTCTTCTCCTGTATGAAATATGATATTTAAACCGGAATTCGCATTTTATGGATTTAGCTTCTTTCAATATGCTTTCCCACAAGTTCCTTATTTACTGTACGAAATATCTTAATTTTACCCGCTGTTATACTTTGGAGTCATTCATACTCTTGGGCTGTGTTCAGTGTCaagttttctagaaaaataagtgggtttcttgcttattttcttgtgtttggtgtGTAAGCAAAACATATTATCCTTAAAGagtttgtatataatctagacaaatactaTGCGAAGTGGAGGTGGAGGTGGGGGTAAGGGTGGGGGTATGGGGGTGAAGATGAGGGGTGTTGGAGGGTGGGGTGGGAACACAGTCAGTATGGAATGCAacttgtggaacttgttttccctacttccactagggaagtcattttcctcatttgtACGGAACTTGTTTTCAtagaaaaaatgttttccaaaaatttgaCCAACCGAACATGGGACAATTGGAAGAACATTTtcaggaaaatgttttcctccatacagAATGCACCCTTGCTGTCAACAAATTGTCTCATATTTGACCTTGACTTTAATGGAGCTCAGCTCCAGTCTAAAGTTACCTCCATTATACTTCATGTTGGAGCTCCATTAGGGTCAAGGAAAatacaagatgattttctaacCCAAGCGTATGTATGACCCCAACATATAACAGCATAAAATTAAGATATTTCGTATAGTAGAAAGGTATGTCTgaccttttctctttcttttaggGGATTTTTTCCTGTCGGCCAAAATTAATTACGGGCTGTAGCCAAAGTATATAAAACCTAGATACTGATATCTCTATTATATgtatttgtatgtatattatatgaatatacaGATAATATAttcacctttttcttttattcagtTACTCCATGTTCTACCAAACCACTGGAACCTGAActcatcttttttatttttggtccaTGTTTCAGCGATCACTTCGACTTCAGAAGAAAGCTTTTGACAGATCAATCACAGAGCTTCAACAAAAGGCAGCTGAGGAAGCAATAGCAAATGAGGTGTTGGAAAAGTTAGGCGATCTAGTTAAAGAAAGAGAAGGCATACAGAGGAAGCTCTCAACATCATACAGTTTGGGAAGGGATGAAGTTGGTTCTCGTTCAAATTCCCTCCTTCCATTGTCCGATAGGAAAACAAGGAGTTTCTCATTTCAAGGCGCGAAAAAAGAGAGTGTTACTTTGTTTCATACAGTCAGCGCTACTTCTTCTGAAACTAGCTGGAGTAATAGGGACTCTGAGGAAACAGACAATGGAAAGTCACCTACTGAAATATTTAGTTGTAGTGATAATGAGATTTATCAGGAAGAATTTCAGCCTAGTACTCTATCTTGGTTTGCTTCCAGTTCGAAACCGGTTGATGAAATAGAGGAAATGAAGCTGAGAGATCAAAAAGAGTCCATTGATCATCCCTTGCAGAACCGCAGCACAAGCATAAGGAAACGGACATCATATTCAAGTAGCTAGGTATTGCATTATGTGTGTAGTTCTCCGATAGTTCTTTTGTCCAACTTTAATCCAATACTGACGCCGAACTGGCCAAAAAGCTTTCTATTTCAATGGAATTCCACAGGAGCATAAGCTTTCTTTCTCCCACTCTGTTTATGTAGGAGAGAAAGAGGGTGTGTATTGGTAGCATAGCAGAAAACTTTGTTAGGGTCACCATGGCCAGATGTAAATATGGTTCAATCAGCTgctagtatatgtatatagttgaATCATATACtccttctgtttcaatttgtttgtcctACTTTCCTTTTAGTCTATTTAAAGAAGAATGTCTCTTTCCTAgtttggcaactctttaatttcaacatcccacatgacatgtttaagaccacaagattaacgggcattttggtacaatatgtatatctttagtttaagactaCAAGATGCAAAAAtgttctttactttcttaaacttcgtcagtcaaactaagacaaacaaattgaagagTACTAAATTGGAAACTCACTGTTACTTATGCCTGTACTTTGTACTTCTTAAAATTCATCTCTTATTCGGCGCCCCTGATGGTTGGATCTATTCAGTATAGATCACCAGTATTAGTCTATTATCACAATTCAGCTTGTAAGTGTGTCAGCAACCCCGATGGTTGGATCTATTCGTTCACTTTTTTATAAAGGATGTCTCTGCCACTGGATTACATCCTATGCATTTAAACCCCTTTCTGGGTCCATGAATGCAGATATGTTTTCTTTTCCATGACGACTGACTTCTTGGCATCGCAAAGGTAAtataaaatccaaaagaaaacattttcatcatattgGATTCTTGGTAACAAACCTGAAAGCTATGAACTGAAAAAACAGCCATAAGCAGTATGGTGCTACCAAGAAAATTCTTTTCAAACACATTAGTATGACTGATTGGAGTAAACCGCAGTTATATCAGAAAACGAGTGTCCACCACCGCGCCATATTCAAATAT from the Lycium ferocissimum isolate CSIRO_LF1 chromosome 11, AGI_CSIRO_Lferr_CH_V1, whole genome shotgun sequence genome contains:
- the LOC132038076 gene encoding protein GAMETE EXPRESSED 3 is translated as MSLQIHVALMLSLLLPSPFLAYPQTLSGQESFKKAAYRLSKPLISDDGKVYVCSEKNFFAFESNGSVVWTLSLNYKCSPSIAPVLGESRKIYVVAEDRVLKINPLNVGSFEKAVELFFGTESERPGEIIGLAVSISSSYVFINVKYRGLFAYRLQGKLHWSAGPAIYQHGYRQGCRKNTTGCYFSSVPVFDHCEASLYISTNQGEIYALSTRSPHFKWIQDCSSFGNTLTMTAGNNGMLYVTVAAKALVLAVDVSRGNILWQKSFGSLSTADYAPAVDSNGWISIGSLDGYLYSFSPKGVVKKFPKVLNMDSVIQVSPVLDCSGYAIYVSQTEIEGKITRIIGDYSYISAMKPKGVIFTLINPATGTIFWSEQYPGQVSSEFLRSDLQYFLLDESVLLAFFAASSIGNPLPCRGSRQKYALSCSQITPKNFSIYTGNKKTILLFLIFESTVLLVLVVLVRFCCMFWKKKKLQNQDLGKFLEKRRSLRLQKKAFDRSITELQQKAAEEAIANEVLEKLGDLVKEREGIQRKLSTSYSLGRDEVGSRSNSLLPLSDRKTRSFSFQGAKKESVTLFHTVSATSSETSWSNRDSEETDNGKSPTEIFSCSDNEIYQEEFQPSTLSWFASSSKPVDEIEEMKLRDQKESIDHPLQNRSTSIRKRTSYSSS